A DNA window from Anastrepha obliqua isolate idAnaObli1 chromosome 5, idAnaObli1_1.0, whole genome shotgun sequence contains the following coding sequences:
- the LOC129248157 gene encoding nuclear transcription factor Y subunit nfyb-1 isoform X2, which translates to MSTSGDSQPYLNDFMMRDDEDVSDDESDNKHSGSNYMLREQDRFLPICNIIKIMKVPVPENGKIAKDARECIQECVSEFISFITSEAIERSIAENRKTVNGDDLLYAFANLGFDNYVDPLSMYLHKFRESTKSDRNLYNEPNMLQDDSSTEFPTIADNSNSTITAKALTTLAGTLTNTNPAIITTNSVAGTANTFSDVKLFEIIETNQQQHRQQNGIHDILPSHGITITPTSTSTSGASVNLLSTGCNQTSDSVSNTNATLASVRRSARLQTRPQLPVITTVANEIPSSIMNAADQLIYFDADELHQHVLQQQQQHQLNNSGDHFMQM; encoded by the exons ATGAGCACTAGCGGCGATTCACAACCTTATCTGAATGATTTCATGATGCGAGACGATGAGGATGTCTCAG ATGATGAGTCCGATAATAAACATAGCGGTAGTAATTACATGCTGCGTGAACAGGATCGTTTTCTGCCTATTTGTAACATCATCAAAATCATGAAGGTGCCTGTGCCGGAAAATGGCAAAATCGCTAAAGACGCCCGCGAATGCATACAAGAGTGCGTTTCAGAATTCATTTCGTTTATAACTTCAGAGGCGATAGAGCGTAGTATTGCAGAAAATCGAAAGACAGTGAATGGGGATGATTTACTGTATGCATTTGCAAATTTGGGTTTCGATAACTACGTAGATCCATTGTCTATGTACTTGCACAAATTTCGTGAG TCTACCAAATCGGATCGTAATTTATATAATGAGCCCAATATGCTGCAAGACGACTCATCTACCGAATTTC CAACAATTGCGGACAACAGTAATTCTACAATAACAGCGAAAGCATTAACAACATTAGCCGGAACACTGACAAATACAAATCCTGCGATCATCACCACCAATTCTGTGGCCGGTACTGCAAATACCTTTTCGGATGTGAAATTGTTCGAAATAATCGAAACAAATCAGCAGCAGCATCGTCAACAAAATGGTATTCACGACATATTGCCCTCTCACGGTATCACAATAACACCGACATCAACATCGACCTCAGGCGCGTCAGTTAACTTATTAAGCACAGGTTGTAATCAAACAAGCGACAGTGTCAGCAATACGAACGCAACATTAGCATCCGTGCGACGATCGGCGCGTCTGCAAACACGTCCCCAGCTGCCAGTAATAACGACTGTAGCGAATGAAATACCGAGTAGTATCATGAATGCCGCCGACCAACTGATATACTTTGATGCCGATGAATTGCATCAACATgttttgcaacaacaacagcaacatcaacTTAATAATAGTGGCGATCATTTCATGCAGATGTAA
- the LOC129248157 gene encoding nuclear transcription factor Y subunit nfyb-1 isoform X1 — protein sequence MSTSGDSQPYLNDFMMRDDEDVSGDDESDNKHSGSNYMLREQDRFLPICNIIKIMKVPVPENGKIAKDARECIQECVSEFISFITSEAIERSIAENRKTVNGDDLLYAFANLGFDNYVDPLSMYLHKFRESTKSDRNLYNEPNMLQDDSSTEFPTIADNSNSTITAKALTTLAGTLTNTNPAIITTNSVAGTANTFSDVKLFEIIETNQQQHRQQNGIHDILPSHGITITPTSTSTSGASVNLLSTGCNQTSDSVSNTNATLASVRRSARLQTRPQLPVITTVANEIPSSIMNAADQLIYFDADELHQHVLQQQQQHQLNNSGDHFMQM from the exons ATGAGCACTAGCGGCGATTCACAACCTTATCTGAATGATTTCATGATGCGAGACGATGAGGATGTCTCAGGTG ATGATGAGTCCGATAATAAACATAGCGGTAGTAATTACATGCTGCGTGAACAGGATCGTTTTCTGCCTATTTGTAACATCATCAAAATCATGAAGGTGCCTGTGCCGGAAAATGGCAAAATCGCTAAAGACGCCCGCGAATGCATACAAGAGTGCGTTTCAGAATTCATTTCGTTTATAACTTCAGAGGCGATAGAGCGTAGTATTGCAGAAAATCGAAAGACAGTGAATGGGGATGATTTACTGTATGCATTTGCAAATTTGGGTTTCGATAACTACGTAGATCCATTGTCTATGTACTTGCACAAATTTCGTGAG TCTACCAAATCGGATCGTAATTTATATAATGAGCCCAATATGCTGCAAGACGACTCATCTACCGAATTTC CAACAATTGCGGACAACAGTAATTCTACAATAACAGCGAAAGCATTAACAACATTAGCCGGAACACTGACAAATACAAATCCTGCGATCATCACCACCAATTCTGTGGCCGGTACTGCAAATACCTTTTCGGATGTGAAATTGTTCGAAATAATCGAAACAAATCAGCAGCAGCATCGTCAACAAAATGGTATTCACGACATATTGCCCTCTCACGGTATCACAATAACACCGACATCAACATCGACCTCAGGCGCGTCAGTTAACTTATTAAGCACAGGTTGTAATCAAACAAGCGACAGTGTCAGCAATACGAACGCAACATTAGCATCCGTGCGACGATCGGCGCGTCTGCAAACACGTCCCCAGCTGCCAGTAATAACGACTGTAGCGAATGAAATACCGAGTAGTATCATGAATGCCGCCGACCAACTGATATACTTTGATGCCGATGAATTGCATCAACATgttttgcaacaacaacagcaacatcaacTTAATAATAGTGGCGATCATTTCATGCAGATGTAA
- the LOC129248157 gene encoding nuclear transcription factor Y subunit beta isoform X3, translated as MSTSGDSQPYLNDFMMRDDEDVSGDDESDNKHSGSNYMLREQDRFLPICNIIKIMKVPVPENGKIAKDARECIQECVSEFISFITSEAIERSIAENRKTVNGDDLLYAFANLGFDNYVDPLSMYLHKFRESTKSDRNLYNEPNMLQDDSSTEFPIYC; from the exons ATGAGCACTAGCGGCGATTCACAACCTTATCTGAATGATTTCATGATGCGAGACGATGAGGATGTCTCAGGTG ATGATGAGTCCGATAATAAACATAGCGGTAGTAATTACATGCTGCGTGAACAGGATCGTTTTCTGCCTATTTGTAACATCATCAAAATCATGAAGGTGCCTGTGCCGGAAAATGGCAAAATCGCTAAAGACGCCCGCGAATGCATACAAGAGTGCGTTTCAGAATTCATTTCGTTTATAACTTCAGAGGCGATAGAGCGTAGTATTGCAGAAAATCGAAAGACAGTGAATGGGGATGATTTACTGTATGCATTTGCAAATTTGGGTTTCGATAACTACGTAGATCCATTGTCTATGTACTTGCACAAATTTCGTGAG TCTACCAAATCGGATCGTAATTTATATAATGAGCCCAATATGCTGCAAGACGACTCATCTACCGAATTTC CAATATACTGTTAA